A genomic window from Tolypothrix sp. PCC 7910 includes:
- a CDS encoding Npun_R1517 family heterocyst differentiation transcriptional regulator has protein sequence MNSKALPRQINNIEVGVYECEIHLKFRLVEEKSLLSDREQLLQVLLDALTEGSDDFLETLHASVKAQEVSEFKASPQMRRQLMRLRNFADNSQ, from the coding sequence ATGAACTCTAAAGCTTTACCACGCCAAATAAATAATATTGAAGTAGGTGTTTATGAATGCGAAATACATCTCAAATTCCGATTAGTTGAGGAAAAAAGCCTATTAAGCGATCGCGAACAATTATTGCAAGTGCTGCTAGATGCTTTAACCGAAGGGTCTGATGATTTTTTAGAGACCCTACATGCGTCTGTTAAAGCCCAAGAAGTTTCTGAGTTTAAAGCTTCGCCGCAAATGCGTCGTCAGCTGATGCGCTTACGTAATTTTGCCGATAATAGCCAATGA
- a CDS encoding NAD(P)H-quinone oxidoreductase subunit M — translation MDNPMLLKSTTRHIRIFAAEIDRDGELVPSNQVLTLDVDPDNEFNWNEDALQKIYRKFDELVEASSGADLTDYNLRRVGSDLEHYLRSLLQKGEISYNLQSRVNNYSMGLPQVAVDEKK, via the coding sequence ATGGACAACCCGATGCTGCTCAAGTCTACAACCCGGCATATTCGCATTTTTGCCGCAGAAATCGACCGAGATGGTGAACTGGTTCCCAGTAATCAGGTCTTAACGTTAGATGTAGACCCAGACAATGAATTCAACTGGAATGAAGATGCCCTACAAAAGATTTATCGTAAGTTTGATGAATTAGTAGAAGCATCTAGTGGCGCAGATTTGACAGACTACAACTTACGCCGCGTTGGTTCAGACTTGGAGCATTATCTGCGATCGCTCTTGCAAAAAGGTGAAATCAGCTACAATCTCCAAAGCCGAGTCAATAACTACAGTATGGGACTTCCCCAAGTAGCAGTTGACGAAAAAAAGTAG
- a CDS encoding PP2C family serine/threonine-protein phosphatase, whose protein sequence is MENDAATLYCPNELCQAPNPISHKFCLRCSTPLPKRYLWVQGDNLSFAAGEILADRYLVIDKSVVFDTQPGISPQTPELDNLSELRPYLRLIPYRLNIPQVYGIIPPIDERSPNGILLLEKPPLLTDGTTQEVKLCPNLITAWGDATSMRQLNWLWQLANLWQPLLSENVASSLLDPYLIRVEGSLVRLLELRADDSTAPTLIHLGEFWQQLQKQAKPAITELIHKISSSLINEEIRSAEQLIAVIDYGLSQLGRSQKPTIKIFTKTDTGPSRQRNEDACYPPPDTLVSKPPQPTALAIVCDGIGGHEGGNVASNLAIETIQHQVNQLTKVPSDHIDPAMLLTDLESAVAVVNDKISQRNDSENRQGRKRMGTTLVMALPIAHEMYITHVGDSRAYWITRQGCYQVTLDDDVASREVRLGYAVYREAIEQSGSGSLVQALGMSPSTSLHPTSQRFILDEDAVFLLTSDGLSDFDRVEDYWETEVLPILTGQTDVVEVAEKLVEIANTKNGHDNVTIALVHYQVKYVEPQSSLTPFIPENVPTKAPDTGRTSQTTNLSNSNAKTQVIPDNPRAKIAQLPLHWIVPLILIAAAGTFGYFLMRLRSPLTQPVASNPDTTVQPTPEPSSVERTLNNLSQGWVIETTREIANSKQKFPNGTYFQVIEQKPIPNSANKDSLVTLQECPNPDTTPPPKDASASQPPKKTLRIELSKLQNSATVLQPGETNPCEDTAPAPVNQPPATTPQKDGNQT, encoded by the coding sequence ATGGAAAATGATGCGGCAACACTCTACTGCCCTAATGAACTTTGTCAAGCTCCTAACCCTATAAGCCATAAATTTTGCTTGCGATGCTCTACACCCCTACCTAAACGCTACCTCTGGGTTCAGGGAGACAATCTCAGTTTTGCCGCCGGAGAAATTTTAGCCGATCGCTATTTAGTCATCGATAAATCCGTGGTTTTTGATACTCAGCCAGGGATATCGCCACAAACACCTGAATTAGATAATTTATCAGAACTCAGACCATATCTGAGGTTAATTCCCTATCGCTTAAACATACCGCAGGTATATGGCATCATACCGCCAATAGATGAGCGTTCTCCCAATGGCATCTTACTTTTAGAAAAACCACCCCTACTGACTGATGGCACGACTCAAGAAGTTAAACTTTGCCCGAACTTAATTACAGCATGGGGTGATGCCACATCTATGCGCCAACTCAATTGGCTGTGGCAACTTGCAAATCTGTGGCAACCCCTTTTAAGTGAAAATGTGGCATCTAGCTTACTTGACCCATATTTAATCAGGGTAGAAGGCTCCTTAGTCCGCTTGTTAGAATTACGTGCTGATGACTCAACAGCGCCTACCTTAATTCACTTAGGTGAATTTTGGCAGCAGTTACAAAAGCAGGCAAAACCTGCGATCACGGAATTAATTCACAAAATCAGTAGTTCTTTAATTAACGAAGAAATTAGATCGGCGGAACAATTAATAGCAGTTATAGATTATGGCTTGTCTCAGCTAGGGCGATCGCAAAAGCCGACAATTAAAATTTTTACCAAAACTGATACTGGCCCTAGTCGCCAACGGAATGAAGATGCTTGTTATCCCCCGCCTGACACTTTGGTGAGTAAACCGCCACAACCCACAGCTTTAGCGATTGTCTGCGATGGTATTGGTGGGCATGAAGGCGGCAATGTCGCATCAAATTTAGCTATTGAAACGATTCAACACCAAGTAAACCAATTAACTAAAGTACCTTCTGACCATATAGACCCGGCAATGCTGCTAACAGATCTAGAATCGGCTGTAGCAGTGGTGAATGATAAAATCAGCCAGCGTAACGACAGCGAAAATCGCCAAGGGCGCAAACGCATGGGCACTACTTTGGTAATGGCATTGCCCATAGCCCATGAAATGTACATTACCCACGTTGGTGATAGTCGCGCCTACTGGATTACACGCCAAGGTTGTTATCAAGTTACTTTAGACGATGATGTCGCCTCTCGCGAAGTGCGTTTAGGTTATGCTGTTTATCGGGAAGCAATCGAACAGAGTGGTTCTGGCTCTCTAGTACAGGCTTTAGGCATGAGCCCCAGTACTTCATTACATCCCACTTCCCAGCGGTTTATTTTGGATGAAGATGCGGTTTTTCTCCTGACATCAGACGGCTTAAGTGATTTTGACCGCGTCGAAGATTACTGGGAAACAGAAGTATTGCCGATACTGACAGGGCAAACCGATGTGGTAGAGGTGGCAGAGAAATTAGTAGAAATCGCAAATACGAAAAATGGACATGATAATGTCACCATCGCTTTAGTACATTATCAAGTCAAATATGTAGAACCACAGTCAAGCCTGACTCCCTTCATTCCCGAAAATGTGCCCACAAAAGCCCCTGATACTGGCAGAACATCACAAACAACCAACTTAAGCAATTCCAATGCCAAAACCCAAGTAATTCCCGATAACCCACGGGCCAAAATTGCTCAACTACCTCTACACTGGATTGTGCCTTTAATATTAATTGCAGCAGCTGGTACATTTGGCTACTTCTTGATGCGATTGCGATCGCCCTTAACTCAGCCAGTTGCATCTAATCCCGATACCACTGTGCAGCCTACTCCAGAACCATCATCAGTAGAGCGCACCCTTAATAACCTTTCACAAGGATGGGTAATCGAAACCACTCGTGAAATAGCCAATAGTAAACAAAAGTTTCCCAATGGGACTTATTTTCAAGTTATTGAGCAAAAACCAATTCCTAATTCTGCTAATAAAGACTCTTTGGTGACTCTCCAAGAATGTCCTAATCCAGACACAACCCCTCCCCCAAAAGACGCGTCTGCATCACAACCACCCAAGAAAACCTTACGCATTGAACTCTCCAAACTCCAAAATAGCGCCACTGTGTTACAACCAGGCGAAACTAATCCATGTGAGGACACAGCACCAGCACCAGTGAACCAACCGCCAGCAACAACGCCACAAAAAGATGGGAATCAAACTTAG
- a CDS encoding response regulator transcription factor — MSAQLLLVDDEPGLREAVKDYLQESGFSVQVASNAREGWDLMQQNTPDLVISDIMMPQVDGYQFLKQLREDPRFQALPVVFLTAKGMTGDRIQGYQAGVDAYLPKPFDPDELIAIVENLLARRIAKTPATGEESETPDIAELAHQIAQIKALLTQRNAIAQSPAPFKIDLTPREQSVLNLVAEGLMNKEIARRLETSVRNVEKYVSRLFSKTGTNSRTELVRFALEHGLAK; from the coding sequence ATGTCAGCACAATTGTTACTGGTAGATGATGAACCAGGATTGCGGGAAGCCGTAAAAGATTATTTACAAGAAAGCGGTTTCAGCGTTCAAGTTGCCAGTAACGCCCGTGAAGGGTGGGATTTGATGCAGCAAAATACACCTGACTTAGTGATTTCGGATATCATGATGCCGCAGGTGGACGGGTATCAGTTTTTAAAACAACTGCGAGAAGACCCCAGGTTTCAAGCATTGCCTGTAGTATTTTTAACTGCTAAAGGAATGACAGGCGATCGCATCCAAGGTTACCAAGCTGGTGTTGATGCTTACTTACCTAAGCCTTTCGATCCAGATGAGTTAATTGCCATAGTAGAAAACCTGCTTGCCCGTCGCATAGCTAAAACTCCAGCAACAGGTGAAGAGAGTGAGACCCCGGATATTGCTGAATTAGCCCATCAGATTGCCCAAATTAAAGCGTTATTAACGCAAAGAAACGCTATTGCTCAATCACCAGCACCTTTTAAAATTGACCTAACCCCTAGAGAACAAAGCGTTTTAAATTTGGTAGCTGAAGGGTTGATGAACAAAGAAATTGCCCGTCGTCTAGAGACTAGTGTTCGTAACGTCGAAAAGTATGTCAGCCGTTTATTTAGTAAAACTGGCACAAATAGCCGTACAGAGTTAGTTCGGTTTGCCTTAGAACATGGTCTTGCTAAATAA
- a CDS encoding prolipoprotein diacylglyceryl transferase, producing MTFPVYIWLGSLSIHPHILFESLAYAISFRLLLLRIRKDAIAPSQRSSVIVGGMIGALIGAKLLVGLEHIDLIWQNQQQFILLLLQGKTVVGALLGGLIGVETTKKIIGVHQSTGDVFVYPLIVGTAIGRIGCFLTGLSDRTYGIATKLPWGIDFGDGILRHPTQLYEVLFLSLLVIFLQFRSRYQYQNGDLFKFYLISYFTFRFLVDFIKPNFHPFLGLSAIQAACLLTIVYYRRTITQIFQFQT from the coding sequence ATGACTTTCCCTGTTTATATTTGGTTAGGTTCGTTAAGCATTCATCCTCATATTTTGTTTGAATCTTTAGCTTATGCTATATCCTTTCGCTTGTTACTACTTCGCATCCGTAAAGATGCGATCGCACCTAGCCAGCGTAGTTCTGTAATTGTTGGTGGTATGATAGGCGCTTTAATTGGAGCAAAACTTTTAGTAGGGCTGGAACATATTGATTTGATTTGGCAAAATCAACAGCAGTTTATATTACTCTTACTCCAGGGTAAAACAGTCGTCGGGGCACTTTTAGGGGGATTGATTGGTGTAGAAACCACCAAAAAAATCATTGGAGTTCATCAGTCTACAGGTGATGTATTTGTTTATCCTTTGATTGTAGGCACAGCCATTGGTAGAATTGGATGCTTTCTCACAGGATTGAGCGATCGCACTTATGGAATCGCTACGAAATTACCTTGGGGTATAGATTTTGGTGATGGTATTCTCCGCCACCCCACACAATTGTATGAAGTCTTATTTTTAAGCTTGCTAGTTATATTTTTGCAATTTCGCAGTCGCTATCAATATCAAAATGGCGATTTATTTAAATTTTATTTAATTTCTTATTTTACCTTTCGTTTTCTGGTAGATTTCATTAAACCAAATTTCCATCCATTCTTAGGTTTGAGTGCGATTCAAGCTGCTTGTTTATTAACTATTGTGTACTATCGCCGCACAATTACTCAGATATTTCAATTTCAAACCTGA
- a CDS encoding PrsW family glutamic-type intramembrane protease — protein MTGKYSRHNAFLRLVSGNGAPSRSESRYSLLPSKEMIIGRDPSCQIVLDAMMYRMVSRRHAVVRPLSSSPDNKFSWLICDLNSANGTYLNGQRLQGCQELHSGDRISLGTDGPQFVFEHEYISQATIMTRPANPLPSAGSFPGQSKSDSVSFTQLFPIISTGKDLTRKAYLVPGILTVVFVVLMFATVGQPQANQVIVASYIAFAAYYFVYQLCGKQKPWWVLLSVALGTALILKSPLLDLFIFVFRGILPGSLPSAQDSITFTELLVRMFFGAGLMEELLKALPVLAALIIGILLPSPWRERIGIWEPLDGILLGTASAVGFTLLETLGQYVPVITQNVAQQAGVGTGQLVGLQLLIPRILGSVAGHMAYSGYLGYFIGLAVLKPRLIWQILPIGYVSAAALHALWNATGSINALLLVIVGVLSYAFLMAAILKARALSPTRSQNFATRFLGPR, from the coding sequence ATGACAGGCAAATACTCAAGACATAATGCATTTCTGCGGCTAGTGTCTGGTAATGGAGCACCATCAAGGTCAGAATCCCGCTACTCGCTGCTCCCCAGTAAAGAGATGATAATTGGACGCGACCCTAGCTGCCAAATTGTCTTGGATGCCATGATGTACCGGATGGTATCTCGTCGTCATGCTGTGGTTCGTCCCCTCTCTTCATCTCCAGATAACAAGTTCAGCTGGCTAATTTGTGATTTGAATAGTGCGAATGGCACATATTTAAATGGACAACGGTTACAAGGTTGTCAGGAATTACACTCAGGCGATCGCATTTCTTTGGGTACTGATGGCCCCCAGTTTGTGTTTGAGCATGAGTATATCTCCCAAGCTACAATTATGACCAGGCCGGCAAACCCCCTACCTTCAGCCGGGAGCTTCCCAGGTCAGTCTAAATCGGATTCGGTGAGTTTTACTCAACTGTTTCCTATTATTTCTACTGGTAAAGATTTAACTCGTAAAGCTTACCTAGTTCCAGGAATTTTGACAGTTGTTTTTGTGGTACTCATGTTTGCTACGGTAGGCCAACCGCAAGCAAATCAAGTTATTGTAGCGAGTTATATAGCTTTTGCTGCCTATTACTTTGTTTATCAACTTTGCGGCAAACAAAAACCTTGGTGGGTACTTTTATCTGTGGCGTTGGGTACGGCACTGATTTTGAAAAGTCCCTTGCTGGATTTATTTATCTTTGTTTTTCGGGGTATTTTGCCTGGTAGCTTACCCTCTGCCCAAGATTCGATTACTTTCACCGAATTACTAGTGCGAATGTTCTTTGGTGCTGGTTTAATGGAGGAGTTACTGAAAGCATTACCTGTATTAGCAGCACTAATTATCGGTATTTTATTGCCCTCACCTTGGCGAGAACGTATCGGCATCTGGGAACCTTTAGATGGAATTCTCTTGGGTACTGCTTCTGCTGTAGGCTTCACCCTGTTAGAAACTCTTGGTCAATATGTGCCTGTAATTACTCAAAATGTTGCTCAACAAGCGGGAGTAGGAACTGGTCAATTAGTAGGATTGCAATTACTAATTCCGCGCATTTTAGGCTCTGTCGCCGGACACATGGCTTATAGTGGCTATTTGGGATATTTTATTGGCTTGGCTGTTCTGAAGCCGCGTCTAATTTGGCAAATTCTGCCAATTGGTTATGTTAGCGCTGCAGCACTCCATGCATTGTGGAACGCTACTGGTTCGATTAATGCTTTGCTATTGGTAATTGTCGGGGTGTTGTCTTACGCCTTTTTGATGGCGGCAATTTTGAAGGCACGGGCGCTCTCGCCAACGCGATCGCAGAATTTTGCTACCCGTTTTCTGGGGCCTAGGTAA
- a CDS encoding CHAT domain-containing protein, with product MPCLNLALARLTNTGTDNFAIWVVKAPYPSGYVLHDCIWPAELSQVWQEWQEMFAGHTPLGISSRSALPQTAPLPLNIVSSPSGQTAGYSSRLMQYLGISLWRWLFDGPILGSLERSRGMAMGLHTRLRLRLEIRDPDLIALPWEIMQREPGQSAMSLSQDIVFSRTTSEVESLPYLRTDQALNILLVLGEDQDLDLEKEADILTQTLTKAGPLGSNSQGYAPCMVHTLLQPTPQELIEELETKAYNVFFYAGHGFPDPDGGLLLLRPGMRLNGIELAQVLTRNGVKLAVFNACWGAQPASANNQAIPSSSLAEVLIRHGVPAVLGMRDEIADQESHSFIQAFTEALRSRKPIDEAVAEARQELLTVYKFNQPAWTLPVLYQHPDFCGELIKSFDEGITELPDTTIPSIIASVPTAFLRSLSPGGKTWLLRSGVTRIGRIKDNDIIIPEPSVSKRHAEIICRNTFAGNTPVRTYYLQDLSTYGTTWVFSANGWQQILREEVLLTSGMQLKFGSSRGETWEFLIEES from the coding sequence TTGCCATGCCTGAACCTGGCGCTCGCTCGTTTAACCAACACCGGCACTGATAACTTTGCCATCTGGGTTGTGAAGGCTCCTTATCCTAGTGGCTATGTTTTGCATGACTGTATCTGGCCGGCTGAACTCTCTCAAGTTTGGCAAGAATGGCAAGAAATGTTTGCTGGTCATACTCCCTTAGGTATTTCCTCGCGTTCAGCACTGCCACAGACAGCGCCATTACCATTGAACATAGTTTCATCCCCTTCAGGTCAAACGGCTGGCTACAGTAGCCGCTTAATGCAATACCTGGGAATTAGTTTGTGGCGCTGGTTATTTGATGGGCCAATTCTTGGCAGTTTAGAACGCAGTCGAGGTATGGCTATGGGACTGCATACACGCTTGCGCTTGCGGTTGGAAATTCGTGATCCAGATTTGATTGCTTTACCTTGGGAGATTATGCAACGCGAGCCGGGTCAATCGGCAATGTCTCTCTCCCAAGATATAGTATTTAGCCGGACAACCAGTGAAGTCGAATCACTGCCTTATTTACGAACAGATCAAGCTTTGAATATTCTCTTGGTTTTAGGAGAAGATCAGGATTTAGATTTGGAGAAAGAAGCAGACATTTTAACCCAAACCCTAACAAAGGCTGGGCCATTAGGTAGCAATTCCCAAGGATATGCACCATGTATGGTACATACGTTGCTGCAACCCACCCCCCAAGAGTTGATTGAGGAGTTGGAAACTAAAGCTTACAACGTCTTTTTCTATGCCGGACATGGTTTTCCCGATCCAGATGGCGGTTTACTATTATTACGGCCGGGGATGAGGCTAAATGGCATAGAATTAGCCCAAGTATTGACTAGAAATGGTGTGAAATTAGCAGTTTTTAATGCTTGTTGGGGTGCACAACCGGCATCTGCAAATAACCAAGCTATACCGTCTAGTAGCTTGGCAGAAGTGCTAATTCGTCATGGCGTACCAGCAGTGTTAGGAATGCGCGATGAAATTGCTGATCAAGAAAGCCACAGTTTTATTCAAGCTTTTACCGAAGCATTGCGATCGCGCAAGCCAATTGATGAGGCTGTAGCAGAAGCTAGACAAGAATTATTAACAGTATATAAGTTCAATCAACCTGCATGGACTTTACCAGTTCTCTATCAGCATCCAGATTTTTGTGGCGAACTGATTAAAAGTTTTGATGAGGGAATTACAGAGCTACCAGATACTACTATTCCGAGTATAATTGCCTCGGTACCTACAGCTTTTTTGCGATCGCTTTCACCAGGAGGTAAAACCTGGTTGTTACGTTCTGGAGTCACTCGGATTGGTCGCATAAAAGACAACGATATTATTATTCCAGAACCTTCAGTTTCTAAACGCCATGCGGAAATTATCTGCCGCAATACTTTCGCTGGTAATACTCCGGTAAGAACTTATTACTTGCAAGATTTATCTACCTATGGGACTACTTGGGTTTTTAGTGCTAATGGTTGGCAACAAATCCTCCGCGAGGAAGTCCTTCTAACATCGGGAATGCAGTTAAAGTTTGGTAGTTCTAGAGGTGAAACATGGGAATTTCTGATTGAAGAGTCTTAA